Part of the Sphingomonadaceae bacterium OTU29LAMAA1 genome, CCGAGCGATATTGTGTGCCGACGTCGTTGCCCTGCCGGTTGAGCTGCGTCGGATCGTGCGTCGCGAAGAAGATGTCGAGCAGGTCGCCCAGCTGCAGCTGTTCGGGATCAAAGCCGATGCGGATCGCCTCGGCATGGCCGGTGTCGCCACCACATACCTGCTTGTACGTCGGGTTAGGCACCGAACCGCCGATGTAGCCGCTCTCGACGCTCTCGACGCCGATCACATCCTTGAATACCGCCTCGGTACACCAGAAGCAGCCGCCGGCCACCGTCACATAATCCGTCATCACGCGTCTCCTTTGCTCCCCATGTAGGAACGGGCTAGAGCGCGCAAAAGGCGGGAGCAGATCAAGTGACGTTGAACGGCAAGGTAATGGTGACCGGCGGCGCCGGCTACATCGGCAGCCACGCGGTGCTCGCGCTGCTCGATGCGGGCCATGACGTGGTCGTGGTCGACAATCTCGTCACCGGCTTCGACTGGGCGGTCGATTCCCGCGCGACGCTGGTGCAGGCGAATATCGAGGACGATGCGGCGGTGCGTGGCGCCATCCGCGACCATAATGTGCGGGCGATCATGCATTTCGCCGGATCGGTGGTGGTGCCGGAATCGGTCAGCGATCCGCTCAAATATTACCGCAACAACACCGCGGCGACGCGTGCGCTGCTCGAAAGCGCGGTCGTCGAGGGC contains:
- the msrA gene encoding peptide-methionine (S)-S-oxide reductase MsrA, producing MTDYVTVAGGCFWCTEAVFKDVIGVESVESGYIGGSVPNPTYKQVCGGDTGHAEAIRIGFDPEQLQLGDLLDIFFATHDPTQLNRQGNDVGTQYRSAVFPADDAQEAEMRTAIDRAQAESAKPIVTTVEPMTEWYPAEDYHQDYWETSGRSNPYCMAVIPPKLQKLRKSFAARSKAVVA